attaatcattcaTGGACTTCACAATCGATCAACTTTCCTCAATTATTTGTGATTgcttcgaaatatttattttcttatacatCTAATGGCTTATATATTCTTGATCTTGTGAATCCAAATGTAATACTATGGAGTAATGAATTTACAAACATTACAATGGTAGATgtcatagaaaataaaatatatttgatgatCTCTGATAATGAATTTCATTGTTTAACACTTTATACGCTTGATGCATTAATATTGCACTTGTATTATACTAACCAGTATTACAATTGCCTAGAAACTTGTATTACATACAAATCGCAACTAtccaaattaattaatgataaacatATCAATGACATCTATGGTATTGAAAGTAATCAACGAAAATTGGAGAATGATGAGATATCAGTATTACTGCAACCATTAATTTCTATACtgaaatcaaatttaaatcCTAGTCCTATTAAATTAGATTCGGGTATTGTTGTAGTTAATTCAGGAAacttgaaacaaaaatttaacgaagatCAACAAAATAAATTGACACATCAAATTTGTTCATCTACCGAATCTATTCAAATATCCTCTGTACAAAATACATGTtcggatattaaaaatatattagaattaaaCAGTAATTTATCATCTACAttagatgaaaatttaataagaaaaatacaaattgatTTAGAACCTATATGTACATTATCTAACAGCATAAAAACCTCAATGActgaaaaagagatggaaaagtTTATTCTTGAGATACGTAAAAAAATGGACAATATCGAATGTTTATACAAAACTTTACCTCAATTTAAAGATTTGGCATgtgatataatagataatgccaaaattaattttaccaaaacatttttaacaaatgtatcaaTAGAGTTATTACATTCTACAAtgaatatgattattatagaTCATTTTATGGATGCTTTCATTCTTATAAATACATCTAATTATAAGGAATGTACCTGTGGTTTTCCATTTCCAATGGATCAAATAAAAGAGCCAAGCTTCTTAGAGATTGGCaaaattcttttacaaaaACTTGTAAATAGAAGTacagaaaaatgtataaatttatgtaatagAGTACCTTATATGTGGAGAGAATATACGTctttgtatataaaacaaCAATATGCTATAGAAGACATACTACGTCAATGCCTTTTAACTCAAGATAGTGTTACATTGTCAATTATTTTACCTATATTAGATGCGAATCAGtggaaattaattacaatatatttaaaaaaaatggatgaCAAAAAATGTCTCTTttgtgaaaaattaataacattagaaacaaatatttcttcaataaaTTGGAACAgagtaatatttgaaattatgaaaaaggATGGCCCAGATATAGCTAtggtatttttaaaaaaattagaagtaTTACTTCCTCTCAAATCACTTGATAAGAGGTGTGTGATATTATTCAactaagattttttatttcttatataattataatttaaatatctttcttccttccacaGTATATTTCAGTCGTTTATATTCACGAAAATTTTACATCATCATGGTTTGCAATTTGCAGTAGATTTTAAATGCAATTCcaatatatatggatataataCAATGTGTTCCACCAAGGTAATTAAGTTTCATTATTTGATGTaacatattatagtaatacatataaatataatcatttcttttacaGATTCGAGATCAATTAATAaaggtattaaaaaaagatatagctcaatttgataacaaaaatatattaagcaCTGGTGCTCATCATTGGGGAATGCAATATAAATCCAAAAATAAGTCATCAACATGTCCATGTtgtactctttctctccaaaCATCAGTTCTTTTAGACAATAATGGTATAGCAATCTTCCCCTGTGGTCACACATATCATGTAAATtgtatgatagaaaaaaaactcACTAAATGTAATCTTCATTgatgaagtatatatatatatataaaaataagtaaaataaaaaaatatatatatgtaaaatattgaaagagaaCTTTTTGTACATTCTATCAAATATTGTGGTgctgaaataattaataacagcACATGGGTTATAGTAGTAGATCatacaaaatgtatatactCTTTGTACTTAAAAGATTGTCCAAAAAGACTGTATATcataatatgtttattataatttaatataaccattttttttgtttgtattatGTTGTTCTTTCTGAAAAATCTAtcttacatatttacataatacctgacatttcatataataaaaactgttcatatttttcatattttctataataataaatattatatatatttcataatcatCACAAATACAtcagtctttcttttttctaagttTACTTACAGTGCAGGATTTGagaattacatattttattattttattccaagatattattaattcttttaaactTACCTTACTCAATGCTATTGTCTCTTATATgatatttagaaagaaaaatattagaataaaGGCAAAATCCTGTAAATTACTTCATATAGTGtttacttaatttaattttcaatttgaataatctaataaaaatattttaatttgtttttctcaaATTCACTTCATTCAATATAGCACTGTCATTAATATGATCTGTTTTTATACATCTACTTTGAATACTATTACATTAGATAATTACTTAAACATGGTTcaattattaacataattgCTAGAACGCAATCTCCATATACAGTAATgcattatacaaaataaacaaaaaaaatttgttgtataaagaataaaaatatcaacattttttatatatagctgcacttatttataattgcagcaattaaatttttttatgcaaGTAAAACACTTCATTTATGTGAAActtcttaaaattaattaatatataaaatatatcagatTATTTTGTATGTA
The sequence above is a segment of the Vespula vulgaris chromosome 24, iyVesVulg1.1, whole genome shotgun sequence genome. Coding sequences within it:
- the LOC127072132 gene encoding BLOC-2 complex member HPS5 homolog isoform X2 — translated: MQEFPHILSECEEINQVLHKPINSTQRIKYTCLNVSQNYIILGSTSGSIYLFNREPCTFRQLIPLSEGIVSHVLISPDEKIIALATTRGIVCVVTLKPTIKLIATSNEHAYEKIMCLCWNDNSSEIYIGDGTGKVSAIVLSVFTINGMFQSPSCTLMNLDSSIVQLNFSSPLLLISTLTRCYICDTVHEQYKQIGNKARNGEFGACFYKMQIEKNVKTSTIKKEQDMAKKKSSFSLISESNSNIPESISPKIFCARPGSRFWEISANGVVLKTHQFKELLAIPPMKIHKVTKQELEQRQYINHSWTSQSINFPQLFVIASKYLFSYTSNGLYILDLVNPNVILWSNEFTNITMVDVIENKIYLMISDNEFHCLTLYTLDALILHLYYTNQYYNCLETCITYKSQLSKLINDKHINDIYGIESNQRKLENDEISVLLQPLISILKSNLNPSPIKLDSGIVVVNSGNLKQKFNEDQQNKLTHQICSSTESIQISSVQNTCSDIKNILELNSNLSSTLDENLIRKIQIDLEPICTLSNSIKTSMTEKEMEKFILEIRKKMDNIECLYKTLPQFKDLACDIIDNAKINFTKTFLTNVSIELLHSTMNMIIIDHFMDAFILINTSNYKECTCGFPFPMDQIKEPSFLEIGKILLQKLVNRSTEKCINLCNRVPYMWREYTSLYIKQQYAIEDILRQCLLTQDSVTLSIILPILDANQWKLITIYLKKMDDKKCLFCEKLITLETNISSINWNRVIFEIMKKDGPDIAMYISVVYIHENFTSSWFAICSRF
- the LOC127072132 gene encoding BLOC-2 complex member HPS5 homolog isoform X1 produces the protein MQEFPHILSECEEINQVLHKPINSTQRIKYTCLNVSQNYIILGSTSGSIYLFNREPCTFRQLIPLSEGIVSHVLISPDEKIIALATTRGIVCVVTLKPTIKLIATSNEHAYEKIMCLCWNDNSSEIYIGDGTGKVSAIVLSVFTINGMFQSPSCTLMNLDSSIVQLNFSSPLLLISTLTRCYICDTVHEQYKQIGNKARNGEFGACFYKMQIEKNVKTSTIKKEQDMAKKKSSFSLISESNSNIPESISPKIFCARPGSRFWEISANGVVLKTHQFKELLAIPPMKIHKVTKQELEQRQYINHSWTSQSINFPQLFVIASKYLFSYTSNGLYILDLVNPNVILWSNEFTNITMVDVIENKIYLMISDNEFHCLTLYTLDALILHLYYTNQYYNCLETCITYKSQLSKLINDKHINDIYGIESNQRKLENDEISVLLQPLISILKSNLNPSPIKLDSGIVVVNSGNLKQKFNEDQQNKLTHQICSSTESIQISSVQNTCSDIKNILELNSNLSSTLDENLIRKIQIDLEPICTLSNSIKTSMTEKEMEKFILEIRKKMDNIECLYKTLPQFKDLACDIIDNAKINFTKTFLTNVSIELLHSTMNMIIIDHFMDAFILINTSNYKECTCGFPFPMDQIKEPSFLEIGKILLQKLVNRSTEKCINLCNRVPYMWREYTSLYIKQQYAIEDILRQCLLTQDSVTLSIILPILDANQWKLITIYLKKMDDKKCLFCEKLITLETNISSINWNRVIFEIMKKDGPDIAMVFLKKLEVLLPLKSLDKSIFQSFIFTKILHHHGLQFAVDFKCNSNIYGYNTMCSTKIRDQLIKVLKKDIAQFDNKNILSTGAHHWGMQYKSKNKSSTCPCCTLSLQTSVLLDNNGIAIFPCGHTYHVNCMIEKKLTKCNLH